One window from the genome of Breoghania sp. L-A4 encodes:
- a CDS encoding winged helix DNA-binding protein codes for MSSNDAPKSTGIGPVVSSAHLASGALPALSEVEFAVTMMVNAYHRWMVRCMTAAGVEGLGPLDVLVLHSVNHRGRPKTLADICLVLNIEDTHTVTYALRKLENGGLIATGKRGKEKTATITESGEAACMEYRRIREALLVEPVRTLGLDETELSRLAAVLRSVSGHYDQAARSAAAM; via the coding sequence ATGTCATCGAACGACGCACCGAAATCGACCGGCATCGGGCCGGTGGTCTCCTCCGCGCATCTGGCGTCCGGAGCGCTGCCGGCGCTGTCGGAGGTCGAGTTCGCCGTGACCATGATGGTCAACGCCTATCACCGCTGGATGGTCCGCTGCATGACGGCGGCCGGTGTCGAGGGGCTCGGGCCTCTCGATGTGCTGGTGCTGCATTCCGTCAACCACCGCGGCCGCCCCAAGACCCTGGCCGACATCTGCTTGGTTCTCAACATCGAGGACACCCACACCGTCACATACGCACTGAGGAAACTCGAGAACGGCGGGCTGATCGCCACCGGCAAGCGCGGCAAGGAAAAGACCGCGACGATCACCGAATCCGGCGAGGCGGCTTGCATGGAGTACCGCCGCATCCGCGAGGCGCTGTTGGTCGAGCCGGTGCGCACGCTGGGGCTGGACGAGACGGAACTGTCGCGCCTCGCCGCCGTGCTGCGCTCGGTTTCCGGCCACTATGATCAGGCGGCCCGCTCGGCGGCCGCCATGTGA
- a CDS encoding MauE/DoxX family redox-associated membrane protein: MSDSIHVREEGRGTALSDYWPLISLVGVAGLAAFAIGAGFGDLAMRPVMHAYMGMFLIIFALLKLFDLEGFKDGFHMYDLLAKKAEPYGYVYPFIELALGLAFLAFFMPTATYIITIAVFAFGAAGVFKALQEGVDIECPCMGNILSVPLSTVTLTEDIAMIVMAAVLLAT, from the coding sequence ATGAGCGACAGCATTCATGTTCGCGAGGAAGGCCGGGGCACGGCCCTGTCAGACTACTGGCCGCTGATCAGCCTGGTCGGCGTCGCCGGGCTCGCCGCCTTCGCAATCGGCGCCGGCTTCGGCGACCTCGCCATGCGCCCGGTGATGCATGCCTATATGGGCATGTTCCTGATCATCTTCGCGCTTCTGAAACTCTTCGACCTGGAAGGCTTCAAGGACGGCTTCCACATGTACGACCTGCTGGCGAAGAAGGCCGAGCCCTATGGCTACGTCTATCCCTTCATCGAACTGGCGCTGGGCCTCGCCTTCCTCGCATTCTTCATGCCGACGGCCACCTATATCATCACCATCGCCGTCTTCGCCTTCGGCGCGGCCGGCGTCTTCAAGGCGCTGCAGGAGGGCGTGGACATCGAGTGTCCGTGCATGGGCAACATCCTCTCGGTGCCGCTGTCGACCGTGACGCTGACAGAGGACATCGCGATGATCGTCATGGCGGCCGTGCTGCTGGCGACGTGA
- a CDS encoding TRAP transporter substrate-binding protein: MLHSRRISAVRLAAAAAIGLAGIASASAETKWDMPTPYGDSNFHTMNIAEFAKDISEKTGGSLTIQIHSAGSLFKHPEIKNAVRKGLAPIGEVLVSRLSNEDPVFGVDSVPFMANSYDAAWKLYQASKPLLEQKLEAQGLQLLFTVPWPPQGIYTKKEINTIDDLKGLKFRAYNAATERLAQLADAVPTQVEVPDLPTAFSTGRVEAMITSPSTGANSKAWDFLTHYYDTQAWLPKNMVFVNKAAFDGLADAEKAAILEAAATAETRGWEASKTETAEKTKVLADNGIKVLEPSAELQEALKGIGATMVSEWEASAGDDGKAVVEAYSKQ; encoded by the coding sequence ATGCTGCATTCACGTCGCATTTCCGCCGTCCGGCTCGCCGCCGCCGCTGCCATCGGTCTTGCCGGTATCGCCTCCGCCTCCGCCGAAACAAAGTGGGACATGCCGACGCCGTACGGCGACAGCAACTTCCACACGATGAACATCGCCGAATTCGCCAAGGACATCTCCGAGAAGACCGGCGGTTCGCTGACCATCCAGATCCATTCGGCCGGCTCGCTGTTCAAGCACCCGGAAATCAAGAACGCCGTGCGCAAGGGCCTGGCGCCCATCGGCGAGGTGCTGGTCTCGCGCCTGTCGAACGAGGACCCGGTCTTCGGCGTCGACTCGGTGCCCTTCATGGCCAATTCCTACGACGCCGCCTGGAAACTCTACCAGGCGTCCAAGCCGCTTCTGGAGCAGAAGCTCGAAGCACAGGGCCTGCAGCTCCTGTTCACGGTGCCGTGGCCGCCGCAGGGCATCTACACCAAGAAGGAAATCAACACGATCGATGACCTGAAGGGCCTCAAATTCCGCGCCTACAACGCCGCCACCGAGCGTCTGGCCCAACTGGCCGACGCCGTGCCGACCCAGGTGGAAGTGCCGGATCTGCCGACCGCCTTCTCCACCGGCCGCGTCGAGGCGATGATCACCTCGCCGTCCACCGGCGCAAATTCCAAGGCCTGGGATTTCCTGACCCATTATTACGACACGCAGGCCTGGCTGCCGAAGAACATGGTGTTCGTCAACAAGGCCGCCTTCGATGGTCTGGCCGACGCCGAGAAGGCCGCCATCCTGGAAGCCGCCGCCACCGCCGAGACGCGCGGCTGGGAAGCGTCCAAGACCGAGACCGCCGAGAAGACCAAGGTGCTTGCGGATAACGGCATCAAGGTGCTGGAGCCCTCCGCCGAGCTTCAGGAAGCCCTCAAGGGCATCGGCGCGACGATGGTTTCCGAATGGGAAGCCAGCGCGGGCGACGACGGCAAGGCCGTTGTCGAGGCCTACTCCAAGCAGTAA
- a CDS encoding MBL fold metallo-hydrolase has product MSVQYDVLVPGSSLAFEGGFFGISSIVLVTVGDTKALFDCGHGVTRRLLLTALKQRGLEPDDIDLLVFSHGHFDHVLNMDLFPGAPILMSRDERDYIESPFPDDPATPRYLPQLLDPRDVQLIDGEAEILPGVTLFPTPGHAPGHVALELAADEGPVVLAADALKTVREASTGIPDMEIDPLKRGAASIQECLRRGRTIVPGHFPTIHRADDGKLSWTGIQEMPLLIR; this is encoded by the coding sequence ATGAGCGTGCAATACGACGTGCTGGTGCCAGGCTCGAGCCTGGCGTTTGAGGGTGGCTTCTTCGGCATATCGTCGATCGTCCTGGTCACGGTGGGTGACACAAAGGCGCTGTTCGATTGCGGCCACGGGGTCACGCGGCGGCTTCTGCTCACCGCCTTGAAACAGCGCGGGCTTGAGCCCGACGACATCGATCTGCTGGTCTTCTCGCACGGCCATTTCGATCACGTGCTGAACATGGATCTGTTTCCCGGCGCGCCGATCCTGATGAGCCGCGACGAGCGCGACTATATCGAAAGCCCCTTCCCCGACGATCCCGCCACGCCGCGCTACCTGCCGCAGCTGCTCGATCCGCGCGACGTGCAGCTGATCGACGGCGAGGCGGAAATCCTGCCCGGCGTGACGCTATTCCCCACTCCCGGCCACGCGCCCGGGCATGTGGCGCTGGAACTTGCGGCGGACGAAGGCCCGGTGGTGCTGGCGGCGGACGCGCTAAAGACGGTGCGCGAGGCGTCCACCGGCATTCCGGACATGGAGATCGACCCGCTCAAGCGCGGCGCGGCCTCCATTCAGGAATGCCTGCGCCGCGGCCGCACGATCGTGCCCGGCCACTTCCCCACCATCCACCGCGCCGACGACGGCAAGCTGTCGTGGACGGGGATTCAGGAGATGCCGCTGCTGATCAGGTGA
- a CDS encoding FAD-binding oxidoreductase has translation MSPPVSPVVSTEALPASADVVVIGGGIIGVSAAWHLARAGVSVALCEKGVIAGEQSSRNWGYCRQQGRDPGEIPLIIESMRQWREMHQALGEDVGFRQTGVHYAAANEAGMKRFEDFMPHARAHGLDTRLLSASEINAALPSPTRTWAGGLITPSDGRAEPALAAPAIARAAMRAGASVLTGCAVRGLERTGGKISAVVTERGSIRTSAVLLSGGAWSSLFARSLGVRLPQLTVRSTVMRTHGGPELTEGGLWTPKFAIRKRLDGGYTIAHGGMSTADITLDSFRFFTDFLPILKDEWKTIRLRIGRKFLDSLSQRGHWALDEPTAFEAMRVLDPTPHASTLAWAWNDLVKSYPAFAGVRIAERWAGYIDTTPDAVPVIDEAAGVPGFFIASGFSGHGFGIGPGAGRLAAELIRSETPCVDPAPFRLRRLAR, from the coding sequence ATGTCGCCTCCCGTCTCGCCCGTCGTCTCGACCGAAGCGCTCCCAGCCTCCGCCGATGTGGTCGTCATCGGCGGCGGGATCATCGGCGTGTCCGCCGCCTGGCACCTGGCGCGGGCCGGCGTCTCGGTGGCGCTGTGCGAGAAGGGCGTGATCGCCGGCGAGCAGTCTAGCCGCAACTGGGGCTACTGCCGCCAGCAGGGTCGTGATCCGGGAGAAATCCCGCTGATCATCGAGAGCATGCGCCAGTGGCGCGAGATGCACCAGGCGCTGGGCGAGGACGTCGGCTTCCGTCAGACGGGCGTGCACTATGCGGCCGCCAACGAGGCCGGCATGAAACGCTTTGAAGACTTCATGCCGCATGCCCGCGCCCATGGTCTCGACACGCGGCTGCTCAGCGCGTCCGAGATCAACGCCGCGCTGCCAAGCCCCACGCGCACCTGGGCGGGCGGGCTGATCACCCCGTCTGACGGACGCGCGGAGCCCGCGCTCGCCGCCCCCGCGATCGCCCGCGCGGCCATGCGTGCGGGCGCGTCAGTGCTCACCGGATGCGCGGTGCGCGGACTGGAGCGCACGGGCGGCAAAATCTCCGCCGTGGTCACGGAAAGAGGCAGCATCCGCACCTCCGCGGTGCTGCTGTCCGGCGGCGCATGGTCGTCGCTGTTCGCCCGCTCGCTGGGCGTGCGCCTACCGCAGCTCACCGTGCGCTCGACGGTGATGCGCACGCATGGCGGACCGGAGCTGACGGAGGGCGGGCTGTGGACCCCGAAATTCGCCATCCGTAAGCGGCTCGACGGTGGTTACACCATCGCCCATGGCGGCATGTCGACAGCGGATATCACGCTGGACAGTTTTCGTTTCTTCACCGACTTCCTGCCGATCCTCAAGGACGAGTGGAAGACCATCCGCCTGCGCATCGGCCGAAAATTCCTCGACAGCCTCAGTCAGCGCGGGCACTGGGCACTGGATGAGCCCACCGCGTTCGAGGCCATGCGTGTTCTTGATCCCACGCCCCATGCCTCAACGCTTGCCTGGGCATGGAACGATCTGGTGAAGAGCTATCCCGCATTCGCCGGTGTCCGGATCGCGGAGCGCTGGGCGGGGTACATCGACACCACGCCGGACGCGGTGCCGGTGATCGACGAGGCTGCCGGCGTTCCGGGCTTTTTCATTGCCTCCGGTTTTTCCGGCCACGGTTTCGGCATTGGTCCAGGTGCGGGACGGCTCGCCGCCGAACTTATCAGGAGCGAGACGCCGTGCGTGGACCCCGCCCCATTCAGGCTGCGAAGACTGGCCCGTTAA
- a CDS encoding BA14K family protein, which produces MPIPSILECGSNEDVQSCWQDDPDFFACPGDVSVRSRGRPQAFAQNGLSPYAEGPSGQWNEEKQGPRPKNSYSNSNRRHNNNYNNNYRNRDYRYRHNNHRNRHRNNNAGAAILGGILGLGAGLAIGNSAPRSTGRYPAWSRGWYRDCDRRYRSFNPRTGYYMGYDGRRHFCR; this is translated from the coding sequence ATGCCGATACCCTCAATCCTGGAATGCGGGAGCAATGAAGATGTTCAATCATGCTGGCAAGATGACCCGGATTTTTTCGCTTGTCCTGGCGACGTCTCTGTTCGGAGCCGGGGCCGCCCCCAGGCCTTCGCGCAGAACGGCCTCAGCCCTTACGCCGAAGGCCCGTCCGGACAATGGAACGAGGAAAAGCAGGGTCCGCGCCCGAAAAACAGCTATTCGAATAGCAACCGGCGTCACAACAACAATTACAACAACAATTACCGCAACCGTGATTACCGCTACCGTCACAACAATCACCGCAATCGCCACCGGAACAACAACGCCGGCGCCGCCATCCTGGGCGGAATCCTCGGCCTGGGCGCCGGCCTTGCGATCGGCAATTCCGCACCTCGTTCAACGGGCCGATACCCGGCCTGGAGCCGGGGCTGGTATCGCGATTGCGATCGCCGCTATCGCAGCTTCAACCCGCGCACCGGCTACTACATGGGCTACGACGGCCGTCGTCACTTCTGCCGCTAA
- a CDS encoding TRAP transporter large permease subunit, giving the protein MDLSLVALFLGLGMLAALATGLWVAVALFGVALAAMVLLVSAPTGAVLATTVWGASNSWDLTALPMFIWMGEILFRSKLSEDMFAGLAPWMRNLPGRLLHVNILGCGIFAAVSGSSAATTATIGKMSLPELVRRGYDERMAIGTLAGSGTLGLLIPPSIILIVYGAATEQSIARLFIAGVLPGAMLCALFMGYVVIWALLNPSKMPEKEPPVPFIERIKATRRLFPVIGLIAGVIGSIYAGLASPTEAAAIGVVLSLALSWSSGTLTRPNFIDALMGATRTSCMIAFILAGAAFMTVAMGFTGIPRELAGWIGSLGLSPIELLAALTLFFIVLGCFLDGISVVVLTTSVILPMVEQAGLDLIWFGIYLVLVVEMSQITPPVGFNLFVLQGMTGRNIFTVARMALPFFLLMIVAVALIVAVPGLALWLPQTMMSH; this is encoded by the coding sequence ATGGATCTGTCGCTTGTCGCCCTGTTTCTCGGCCTGGGCATGCTGGCCGCGCTCGCCACCGGACTTTGGGTCGCGGTGGCCCTGTTCGGCGTCGCGCTCGCCGCCATGGTGCTTCTCGTCTCGGCCCCCACCGGCGCCGTCCTCGCCACCACTGTCTGGGGCGCGTCGAATTCCTGGGACCTGACCGCGCTGCCGATGTTCATCTGGATGGGCGAAATCCTGTTCCGCTCGAAGCTGTCGGAGGACATGTTCGCGGGGCTGGCGCCATGGATGCGCAACCTGCCGGGCAGGCTGCTGCACGTGAATATTTTGGGCTGCGGCATCTTCGCCGCCGTCTCAGGCTCGTCCGCCGCCACCACCGCGACCATCGGCAAGATGTCGCTGCCCGAGCTGGTCCGGCGCGGCTACGACGAGCGCATGGCGATCGGCACGCTGGCAGGTTCCGGCACGCTCGGCCTGCTGATCCCGCCGTCGATCATTCTCATCGTCTATGGCGCGGCCACCGAGCAGTCGATCGCCCGGCTGTTCATCGCCGGCGTTCTGCCCGGCGCCATGCTGTGCGCGCTGTTCATGGGCTATGTCGTCATCTGGGCGCTGCTGAACCCGTCGAAGATGCCCGAGAAGGAACCGCCGGTGCCGTTCATCGAGCGGATCAAGGCGACCCGCCGGCTGTTTCCTGTCATCGGTCTGATCGCCGGCGTCATCGGCTCGATCTACGCGGGGCTTGCCTCGCCGACGGAAGCCGCCGCCATCGGCGTGGTGCTGTCACTGGCGCTGTCGTGGTCGTCCGGCACGCTGACCCGGCCGAATTTCATCGATGCCTTGATGGGCGCGACCCGGACCTCCTGCATGATCGCCTTCATTCTCGCCGGCGCCGCCTTCATGACGGTCGCCATGGGTTTTACCGGGATCCCGCGCGAGCTGGCCGGCTGGATCGGCTCGCTCGGCCTCAGCCCGATCGAACTGCTCGCGGCCCTGACGCTGTTCTTCATCGTGCTGGGCTGCTTTCTCGACGGCATTTCCGTCGTGGTGCTGACCACCTCGGTGATCCTGCCGATGGTCGAGCAGGCGGGTCTCGACCTGATCTGGTTCGGCATCTACCTGGTGCTGGTCGTCGAGATGAGCCAGATCACGCCGCCGGTCGGCTTCAACCTGTTCGTGCTGCAGGGCATGACGGGGCGCAACATCTTCACGGTGGCGCGCATGGCGCTGCCGTTCTTCCTGCTGATGATCGTCGCGGTCGCGCTGATCGTCGCGGTTCCCGGCCTGGCGCTCTGGCTGCCGCAGACGATGATGTCGCATTGA
- a CDS encoding TRAP transporter small permease, which yields MRAALDGLYRAAAGLAAACLVSIALLVVAQVGCRLIDGARGLIGLDPLGLLVPSLAEIAGFLLVGASFLALASTLRHAAHIRVSILLQHVPRSVGRMLEVWVLAAASALICYFAWHAAWLSYDSYFYNEVSFGIVPVPLFIPQTVMTLGIIVFAVSLIDDLVVALSGREPSYVLAEADRSIEGTE from the coding sequence ATGCGCGCAGCTCTTGACGGGCTCTACCGCGCGGCCGCCGGACTGGCCGCCGCTTGCCTCGTTTCCATTGCCTTGCTGGTCGTCGCCCAGGTGGGCTGCCGGCTGATCGACGGCGCCCGGGGGCTCATCGGGCTCGATCCGCTCGGGCTTCTGGTCCCCTCGCTCGCCGAGATCGCCGGCTTTCTGCTGGTCGGAGCCTCATTCCTGGCGCTGGCCTCGACGCTGCGGCACGCTGCCCACATCCGGGTGTCCATCCTGCTGCAGCACGTACCGCGAAGCGTCGGCCGCATGCTGGAAGTCTGGGTGCTGGCCGCAGCGTCCGCCCTGATCTGCTATTTCGCCTGGCACGCCGCGTGGCTGAGCTACGACAGCTACTTCTACAACGAAGTCTCCTTCGGCATCGTGCCGGTGCCGCTGTTTATTCCGCAAACGGTGATGACGCTGGGCATCATCGTCTTCGCCGTCTCGCTGATCGACGATCTCGTTGTGGCGCTGAGCGGGCGCGAACCAAGCTACGTGCTGGCGGAAGCCGACCGTTCCATCGAAGGAACCGAATGA